A window of Cucurbita pepo subsp. pepo cultivar mu-cu-16 chromosome LG06, ASM280686v2, whole genome shotgun sequence contains these coding sequences:
- the LOC111797017 gene encoding uncharacterized protein LOC111797017, translating to MMTLEDFFTLTEIKNGLTAPCRVEELINVMQKEKDCFVKNVSDATRHWAAVAGAIAATENKDCLDLFIQLDGLSFIQRWLKDAQKFSNDSNDSTVEESIIVLLQALKKLHITAEKSISSGILFTVKGLHETTDNGKSRFGNELSVLLDRWMQEINDKDLLHDAENRGVRFDEDSNLAPGAGTSSASGASVSRELSNDGKQATEPVRDKILSPGNSDALHSDKVEDSKVQSPRNKVQSPRNEIESHSVSGNSVVKDISPDLTTNSAGEDALKKDETSLCSVGGGSSASVACSFPAAREGCGNEQLDGSKKLNELPELENQVNKIDGSSGRSCVIEKSDNCSHSSLQVPGTVLEGFDVANGEEPAEEAPAQQDNDDLANAGVRQCSSSLDSEKVSTLDSGSGISDRKTNYASMPVFKSAGLDAECYRNTLRGLSMNGSLIGKLEDRGASFSRMENFGQVNGGRQCRRKEDDGGMINFEFSKQKSNPRTSNIIDNRSDMELEYGIVDALEVARQVAQEVEREVVDYREPSCSSSSDKVSDGGIRQLGKLDTMADKQDLPADLQAREVQSAKSNVAESYSDAETCLTHPDNLDTQPENLNERESSLVSEAARGVDASTEKGFCEFDLNQDVFNDDAEQLATPVSLPVSVTSVSRPAASSGLPLTPLQFEGVLGWRGSAATSAFRPASPRKVPDSDRTLSSGGNSDSSKQRQDFLDIDLNVAETGEETRKQNLGSSFPQSGEFLVESGQRRSGGLKLDLNCVGEDVDAPSSDLRMEGLVNIQNSYSASPACSSSSMQPLVRNIDLNDRPCVQGDAPDQGPGKYCQNASAYGRPNSDASVISIMGKRVAVNRKDFPFHASPLPNGRSVEPAGMGATLTRTGDILGMSSAASYHQTPFIGYNGLTPGPPTISFSTMYEPSGSIPYMVDSRGAAVMPQIMGPMSAVPPSSYSHPPFVMGMTDPQLTPNGLAHSRPKFDLNSGLSDSGGLKQFLLPGHFRTVEEQLRQPPSSSGVGAKRKEPDCPDGGWEGYMLSYKHHQPPWKQ from the coding sequence ATGATGACACTTGAAGACTTCTTCACCTTGactgaaataaaaaatgggcTTACAGCCCCATGCAGAGTTGAGGAGTTGATCAATGTTATGCAAAAGGAGAAGGATTGTTTTGTTAAGAATGTCAGCGATGCAACCAGGCACTGGGCTGCTGTTGCAGGTGCTATTGCAGCTACGGAGAATAAAGATTGTCTCGATCTTTTTATCCAATTAGATGGACTGAGCTTCATTCAAAGATGGCTTAAGGATGCTCAAAAATTTAGTAACGATTCAAATGATAGCACCGTGGAAGAATCTATCATTGTTCTGTTGCAAGCACTTAAAAAGCTACATATAACTGCTGAGAAATCTATTTCTTCTGGAATTTTGTTTACTGTTAAGGGCCTGCATGAAACTACTGACAATGGAAAATCTAGGTTTGGGAATGAATTGAGTGTACTTCTTGACAGGTGGATGCAGGAGATAAATGATAAAGATTTACTCCATGATGCAGAAAATCGTGGTGTACGTTTTGATGAAGATTCAAATCTTGCTCCTGGAGCAGGAACGTCATCTGCTTCAGGTGCATCTGTTTCAAGAGAATTATCCAATGATGGAAAACAAGCAACAGAACCTGTCAGGGACAAGATATTGTCCCCCGGAAACTCTGATGCTCTTCACTCAGATAAGGTTGAAGATTCAAAAGTTCAATCTCCAAGAAACAAGGTTCAATCTCCAAGAAACGAGATCGAGTCTCATTCAGTTTCTGGAAATTCAGTTGTGAAAGATATATCTCCAGATTTAACAACAAACTCTGCTGGTGAGGATGCTTTGAAGAAGGATGAAACATCTCTATGTTCTGTTGGAGGAGGAAGTTCAGCTAGTGTGGCTTGTAGCTTTCCAGCTGCAAGGGAAGGCTGTGGTAATGAACAGTTGGATGGTTCAAAGAAGTTGAATGAGTTGCCGGAGCTTGAAAACCAAGTGAACAAGATTGATGGCTCTTCTGGTAGGTCATGTGTGATAGAGAAATCAGATAATTGTTCACATTCCTCCTTGCAGGTTCCCGGAACTGTTTTGGAAGGTTTTGATGTTGCAAATGGTGAAGAGCCTGCTGAAGAAGCTCCAGCTCAACAAGATAATGATGATCTTGCCAATGCTGGTGTCCGTCAATGCAGTTCTAGTCTAGATAGTGAGAAAGTTTCCACATTAGATTCAGGAAGTGGGATATCTGATAGAAAGACAAATTATGCTAGCATGCCTGTGTTCAAATCTGCAGGCCTAGATGCTGAGTGCTATCGAAATACTCTGCGGGGTTTGTCTATGAATGGGAGTCTAATAGGAAAACTTGAGGATCGTGGGGCTTCTTTTTCGAGGATGGAAAACTTTGGTCAAGTCAATGGAGGCAGACAATGTAGGAGAAAGGAAGATGACGGTGGaatgattaattttgaattttcgaAACAGAAATCAAATCCCAgaacttcaaatattattgataATAGGTCAGATATGGAACTTGAGTATGGTATAGTTGATGCTCTGGAGGTTGCTCGGCAAGTAGCTCAAGAAGTAGAAAGAGAAGTGGTGGATTATCGAGAGCCATCCTGCAGCTCTTCTTCTGATAAAGTTTCTGATGGTGGAATCAGGCAGTTGGGAAAACTAGACACCATGGCTGACAAACAGGACCTTCCGGCTGACCTCCAAGCAAGGGAGGTCCAGTCTGCAAAAAGTAATGTTGCTGAATCATATTCTGATGCGGAGACATGCTTAACCCATCCAGATAATTTAGATACTCAAccagaaaatttaaatgaaaggGAATCCTCCTTGGTCAGCGAAGCAGCTCGAGGGGTAGATGCGAGTACAGAAAAAGGATTTTGTGAATTTGATCTAAATCAAGATGTATTTAATGATGATGCCGAGCAGTTAGCAACTCCAGTATCTTTACCGGTATCTGTTACCTCTGTTTCTAGACCAGCTGCTTCATCTGGATTGCCTCTAACACCTTTGCAGTTTGAAGGGGTGCTTGGATGGAGAGGCTCTGCAGCCACTAGTGCTTTCCGGCCTGCTTCCCCACGTAAAGTTCCTGATAGTGATAGAACACTTTCTAGTGGGGGAAATTCTGATAGTTCAAAGCAGAGACAGGATTTTCTTGACATTGATTTGAATGTGGCTGAGACTGGAGAAGAAACGAGGAAACAAAACCTGGGATCATCTTTCCCTCAATCTGGAGAGTTTTTAGTTGAAAGTGGACAACGAAGATCTGGGGGACTAAAGCTGGACCTTAACTGCGTAGGCGAGGATGTTGATGCTCCATCATCAGATTTGAGAATGGAGGGACTCGTTAACATCCAGAATAGCTACAGTGCTTCTCCTGCCTGTTCTTCGTCATCGATGCAACCTTTGGTAAGGAATATTGATTTGAATGATAGGCCATGTGTTCAAGGTGATGCTCCTGATCAAGGCCCTGGTAAGTATTGTCAAAATGCAAGTGCTTATGGACGCCCAAATTCGGATGCTTCTGTTATTTCCATTATGGGTAAAAGGGTGGCAGTTAATAGAAaagattttccttttcatgcTTCACCGTTGCCAAACGGCAGAAGTGTTGAGCCTGCTGGAATGGGTGCTACTTTGACAAGAACAGGCGATATACTAGGAATGAGCTCTGCGGCTTCTTACCACCAGACTCCTTTTATTGGATACAATGGATTGACTCCAGGGCCGCCAACCATTTCATTCTCAACCATGTACGAACCTAGCGGTTCAATTCCTTACATGGTTGATTCAAGAGGAGCTGCTGTTATGCCTCAAATTATGGGCCCTATGTCAGCTGTTCCGCCTTCCTCTTACTCTCACCCACCGTTTGTCATGGGCATGACGGATCCACAGCTGACTCCCAACGGTTTAGCTCATTCGCGTCctaaatttgatttgaattctGGATTAAGTGATTCTGGGGGTTTAAAGCAGTTTCTACTCCCAGGCCATTTCCGAACTGTGGAAGAGCAGTTGAGACAACCACCCTCAAGTTCTGGAGTTGGTGCGAAAAGGAAAGAACCAGATTGCCCTGATGGTGGGTGGGAAGGGTATATGCTAAGCTATAAACATCACCAGCCTCCATGGAAACAGTAA
- the LOC111797323 gene encoding thaumatin-like protein 1b translates to MGTQIWFILYLLTIQISISGVLSTTFSIVNKCEYTVWPGILSNAGVPPLPATGFVLAAGDSKTISAPGSWGGRFWGRTHCSQDSNGKFSCLTGDCGSDKVECGGNGAKPPATLAEFTLDGAGGLDFFDVSLVDGYNIPMLVVPQGGTGEKCVSTGCVVDLNGACPQELKVFSVDGGENVACKSACEAFNEPQYCCSGEYATPDTCKPSAYSQVFKSACPRAYSYAYDDKTSTFTCADADYIITFCPSPNTSQKSTEGHNTSTPAINGGNDTMVYEGAGYDLSGASRTTIRGILGVAIATVSILQSRQLF, encoded by the exons ATGGGAACACAAATTTGGTTCATATTATATCTTCTGACCATCCAAATTTCAATATCTG GAGTATTATCCACCACTTTCAGCATAGTAAATAAATGTGAGTACACAGTTTGGCCGGGAATTCTCTCCAACGCCGGAGTTCCACCACTTCCCGCCACCGGCTTCGTCCTCGCTGCTGGCGACTCCAAAACAATCTCTGCTCCGGGGTCATGGGGGGGCCGATTCTGGGGCCGGACCCACTGTTCACAAGACTCCAATGGAAAATTCTCTTGCCTCACTGGTGACTGCGGCTCCGACAAGGTCGAGTGCGGCGGGAACGGCGCGAAGCCGCCAGCTACTCTGGCGGAGTTCACCCTCGATGGCGCTGGCGGCCTTGACTTCTTCGATGTGAGTTTGGTCGATGGTTACAATATTCCTATGCTGGTTGTCCCGCAGGGCGGCACCGGCGAGAAATGTGTAAGCACGGGGTGCGTTGTGGATTTGAACGGCGCGTGTCCTCAAGAGCTCAAGGTTTTCAGCGTGGACGGCGGAGAGAACGTCGCGTGTAAAAGCGCGTGTGAAGCTTTCAACGAACCGCAGTACTGTTGCAGTGGCGAGTACGCGACACCCGATACTTGCAAACCCTCTGCGTACTCGCAGGTGTTCAAAAGCGCGTGTCCACGCGCTTACAGCTACGCTTACGACGACAAAACCAGCACGTTTACATGTGCCGACGCCGATTATATCATCACATTCTGCCCTTCACCCAACACAAg TCAGAAATCAACGGAAGGTCACAACACAAGCACGCCGGCAATTAATGGCGGCAACGACACTATGGTTTACGAAGGGGCTGGATATGATCTAAGCGGCGCGTCGAGAACAACGATCCGCGGTATACTGGGGGTAGCCATTGCCACGGTGTCCATTCTTCAATCTCGGCAGCTCTTTTGA
- the LOC111796585 gene encoding uncharacterized protein LOC111796585 has translation MGHMVRALRHWPMLQNHCFGCTVHHFLSSPPWVAKRIDSRRLTLATVHSARREVQYGSKGLRLSKAQAPAEFQEDESVDEDLDVRKSRNQLKREARRAVQWGMDLAAFSTPQIKRILRVASLEKDVFDAIMLVKRLGRDVREGKRRQFSYIGKLLRDVQPELMDSLIQATKDGDHTMLQTLSGSVAVDDDEDTDSEYEEEEEKGPHVDIATRWLDGLVSKDKNVTNEIYSLQTVEFDRQELRRLVRKVHMVEERKAATEENEDEVNVAITTARKPLARFLCRMAKQLPPYEL, from the exons ATGGGTCATATGGTTCGGGCTCTCCGGCACTGGCCGATGTTGCAGAATCACTGTTTCGGTTGCACCGTACATCATTTTCTCTCATCTCCGCCGTGGGTGGCCAAAAGAATCGACTCTCGTCGACTAACTTTAGCTACCGTTCATTCTGCTCGTCGCGAAGTCCAATATGGATCGAAAGGTCTCAGATTATCCAAAGCTCAAGCTCCGGCCGAATTCCAAGAAGATGAGAGCGTTGATGAGGACTTGGATGTTAGAAAGAGCCGGAACCAGCTTAAACGGGAAGCTCGACGAGCCGTCCAATGGGGCATGGATCTCGCGGCCTTCTCCACTCCTCAAATTAAACGCATCCTTAG AGTGGCGTCCCTCGAGAAAGATGTCTTCGATGCAATAATGCTTGTGAAG AGGCTTGGGCGTGATGTCAGAGAAGGAAAACGAAGGCAGTTTAGTTACATTG GAAAACTGCTGAGGGATGTTCAACCTGAATTAATGGACAGTTTAATACAGGCCACAAAAGACGGTGACCATACCATGCTGCAGACATTGTCTGGTTCGGTAGCAGTTGACGATGATGAAGATACAGACTCTGAAtatgaggaggaggaagaaaag GGTCCGCATGTGGACATTGCTACAAGATGGCTTGATGGGTTAGTCAGTAAGGACAAGAACGTtacaaatgaaatttattcGCTACAAACTGTTGAATTTGACCGTCAG GAGCTGCGGAGACTTGTCCGAAAAGTGCACATGGTTGAAGAACGCAAGGCGGCAACTGAAGAGAATGAGGATGAAGTCAATGTGGCAATAACAACCGCTAGAAAGCCCCTTGCTCGTTTTCTTTGTAGAATGGCGAAACAACTGCCCCCTTATGAACTCtag
- the LOC111797458 gene encoding LOW QUALITY PROTEIN: putative E3 ubiquitin-protein ligase LIN-1 (The sequence of the model RefSeq protein was modified relative to this genomic sequence to represent the inferred CDS: deleted 1 base in 1 codon), whose translation MAGEYRFAMDQKDIVRLLVATIDDFTRGRLINKEQRNLHKEQCAERLAAEDGSHDKDTEVRYSDQAVLANLDWGIEALEEALNTSNIETKFARLDHAEKMLQVCALLNSNEKTAGVPNFYLSAWAHLNLSYLWKLRGNVHNSVLHILEMFIVDPFFSRIDFAPELWKELFLPHMSSIVGWYSEERHRLVIEVIPDSSDLSLTADVDQFFNESLIFSLRPDQVEKLQKLEKLYGESLDENSRLFAKYFKDCMNSDSSSTKKVAPMLPIAEPPMTPLHEVSRSIPDYIKFGPILPKSAGFSSILLRSKDGATEASRPKGTSSPANSSEKFAGRYAQNDSLEEIENDSDHEPFDSYELSDTVTHKLLSPSSTRTSEDEQIGPKGETSKMGSCKHSPTIFSPISSPSIPSPKVLSPTANEKCKNESRSALRLLSSRFGGQRVATSVPRSPATGSDHSFSPVEPEGEKDGHRRGYRQTHNAIYNDVSSQDFENCLIDKLEEESRSRSSEIVTHIVRPPKDFVCPITGQIFSEPVTLETGQTYERKAIQEWLKRGNTTCPITRQPLSSTVIPKMNYVLKRLITSWQEQHPDLAQDCSWTGTSVVSTVSSSFKMANSLAYTPCRPFHIPLNSTYESLNQKGKRLMQEAISSSPTSVISQATVEKIINSLNPFVSCLCNFESLKQCETAVLAIAGFWKDSKGDLAVHSYLSELAVVNGFVEVLLNSRDREGLRTSIYVLSELICADGNVGESLSSLDSDFDCLASLLTSGLSEASVLMCLLRPTFTQLSAHDLIPSLAQMIQKKNEEFDHLPFVIEPKNAAIAMLEQIFMGGDETSQSRNAERFTSAEGIPALVKFLGRVEVRRPILSILLCCMRVDQSCKDSIVGEIELAPVLEFLHAGNDDDRGLCVAFLSELVQMHRRTKCNQILQTIKDEGAFSTMHTLLTYLQMAPIEQQPGIASLLLQLDLLTEPRRMSIYREESIDALFEAFRRKDNYNSQIAAVDASLYLSGRLTSSGKSYTKAWLLKLAGFDQPYNALMKAEGLRKPDYELSEREEEEKAVSVWEKRIALVLCNYEKGYIFEVMKECLKSKSLEMAKSCLVIVSWLCHMVSTLPDTGVQETARRSLLDELVNVLQSSNSLEEKILACLVLKTFISDPAALEELGLHARSINKTLRKLRRSSLVVNDIMKALMNVPSVDATELWSYTEVGALDSSSNGEVLSLVHLNGRVLSSHSDGTIKVWDAGDKVLKLIQEARKHTKAVTCLCLSSSGDALYSGSLDKTIRVWTVKCEKIQCVQVHEVKEPIYDMKANANFACFVSQGTGVKVYNFSGVPKHINFNKYVKSLALSEDKLYCGCSSDCILEVDLTKHTTSTFYAGVRKLLWKQNIYSLHLHGDLLFAAGSAVDGTAGKTFSLSNKTTVGSFSPGVDIHHMAVSTDLLFTASRLGMIIEVLSKEKYTKIGSVKLGSANGSHTKITYLTTDDDGGLLFVGTSGGKIQVWGLTE comes from the exons ATGGCTGGAGAATATAGGTTTGCAATGGACCAGAAGGACATTGTGAGATTATTGGTTGCCACCATTGATGATTTCACTCGAGGTCGCTTGATCAATAAAGAGCAGAGGAACCTTCACAAAGAGCAATGTGCCGAGAGATTGGCAGCTGAAGACGGAAGCCATGACAAAGATACAGAGGTTAGGTACTCCGATCAAGCAGTGCTGGCGAATTTGGATTGGGGTATTGAAGCCCTTGAGGAGGCTCTCAACACATCCAATATAGAAACTAAGTTTGCACGGCTTGACCATGCGGAGAAGATGCTTCAAGTGTGTGCCTTGTTAAACTCTAACGAGAAAACTGCTGGAGTTCCCAATTTCTACCTTTCTGCTTGGGCTCACCTAAATCTTTCTTATCTCTGGAAATTGCGAGGAAATGTTCACAACTCAGTCCTCCATATTCTTGAGATGTTTATTGTGGATCCCTTCTTTTCACGCATTGATTTTGCTCCTGAGCTCTGGAAAGAACTCTTTCTTCCACACATGAGTTCAATCGTTGGGTGGTACTCAGAGGAGAGGCACAGGCTTGTGATCGAAGTGATTCCTGATTCTTCTGATTTATCCCTCACAGCTGATGTAGATCAATTCTTCAACGAATCTTTGATATTTTCGCTGAGGCCTGATCAAGTGGAGAAATTACAGAAGTTGGAGAAGCTTTATGGAGAATCTTTGGACGAGAATTCGAGGCTCTTTGCTAAATACTTCAAGGACTGTATGAATTCTGATTCAAGCTCTACCAAGAAGGTTGCCCCGATGTTGCCAATCGCGGAGCCACCTATGACTCCTCTTCATGAAGTTAGCCGCTCAATTCCCGATTACATTAAATTTGGACCTATTTTACCCAAGAGTGCCGGCTTTTCGTCCATCTTGCTAAGATCTAAAGATGGTGCAACAGAAGCAAGCAG GCCAAAGGGGACTTCCAGTCCAGCCAACAGCTCAGAGAAATTTGCAGGGCGGTATGCTCAG AATGATTCACTAGAGGAGATTGAGAACGATTCTGATCATGAACCTTTCGATTCTTACGAACTTAGCGATACCGTGACACATAAATTACTCTCACCTAGTAGCACAAGGACGTCAGAGGATGAGCAAATAGGACCTAAAGGGGAGACGTCGAAAATGGGGAGTTGCAAACATTCTCCCACCATTTTTTCTCCAATTTCATCTCCTTCAATCCCTTCACCGAAAGTCTTATCTCCAACAGCGAATGAGAAGTGTAAAAATGAATCTCGTTCTGCATTGCGACTGTTATCTAGTCGCTTCGGCGGGCAACGTGTTGCTACCTCTGTCCCCAGATCACCAGCTACAGGAAGCGATCACAGCTTCAGTCCAGTAGAGCCTGAGGGTGAA AAAGACGGCCACAGGAGAGGATATAGACAAACGCACAATGCAATCTATAACGACGTGAGTAGCCAAGATTTCGAGAATTG TTTAATCGATAAACTTGAGGAGGAAAGCAGAAGTCGTTCGTCTGAGATTGTGACACATATAGTACGACCCCCTAAAGATTTCGTATGCCCCATAACAGGTCAGATTTTCAGTGAGCCTGTTACTCTTGAAACTGGACAGACTTATGAAAGAAAAGCGATTCAGGAATGGTTGAAAAGAGGAAATACAACTTGCCCCATTACACGGCAGCCATTGTCTTCAACTGTAATACCTAAAATGAATTATGTCTTGAAAAGACTGATTACGTCTTGGCAGGAACAGCATCCTGATCTTGCTCAGGATTGTTCTTGGACTGGTACATCAGTCGTAAGTACTGTCAGTTCTTCCTTCAAAATGGCGAATTCTCTGGCATATACTCCTTGCCGACCATTTCACATTCCTCTAAACAGTACGTACGAGTCTCTTAACCAAAAAGGCAAAAGATTAATGCAAGAAGCAATATCTTCATCGCCGACCAGTGTAATATCCCAGGCCACAGTCGAGAAAATCATTAACAGTTTAAACCCTTTTGTCTCTTGTCTTTGTAATTTCGAAAGCTTGAAACAATGTGAGACAGCTGTGCTCGCTATAGCAGGGTTCTGGAAGGACTCGAAAGGTGATTTAGCGGTCCATTCTTATTTATCCGAATTGGCTGTTGTGAACGGCTTTGTGGAAGTACTGTTAAATTCCCGTGACAGAGAAGGCCTCAGAACCTCGATTTACGTTCTTTCGGAGCTTATTTGTGCTGATGGAAATGTTGGAGAGTCCCTTAGTAGTCTAGATTCTGATTTTGATTGCCTAGCTTCTTTGCTGACGAGTGGGTTGTCAGAGGCTTCTGTTCTTATGTGCCTGCTAAGGCCTACATTTACTCAGTTGTCAGCTCATGACCTTATACCTTCCCTAGCCCAGATGAtccagaagaaaaatgaagaatttgatCATCTTCCGTTTGTAATAGAGCCA AAAAATGCTGCTATCGCAATGCTCGAACAGATTTTTATGGGAGGGGATGAAACTAGCCAGTCCAGGAATGCTGAGAGGTTTACCTCTGCTGAAGGAATCCCTGCATTAGTCAAGTTTTTGGGTAGGGTAGAAGTGAGGAGGCCAATACTTTCCATACTTTTATGTTGTATGCGGGTCGACCAAAGTTGCAAGGACTCAATAGTAGGGGAGATTGAGCTTGCTCCAGTTCTTGAGTTCCTTCATGCTGGAAATGATGACGATAGAGGCCTGTGTGTGGCTTTTCTGTCCGAGCTGGTTCAGATGCACAG ACGGACAAAATGCAATCAAATTTTGCAGACAATTAAAGATGAAGGAGCATTCAGTACGATGCATACACTTCTTACATATCTTCAAATGGCTCCAATTGAGCAACAGCCGGGCAttgcttctcttcttctccagCTGGATCTCCTG ACTGAACCACGAAGAATGAGCATTTACCGAGAAGAATCTATAGATGCACTGTTTGAAGCCTTTCGAAGAAAGGACAACTATAATTCTCAAATTGCAGCTGTAGATGCTTCATTATATCTATCTGGGCGATTGACTTCCTCGGGGAAGTCCTACACAAAAGCGTGGTTGCTCAAACTTGCAGGATTTGATCAGCCTTACAATGCTTTGATGAAGGCCGAGGGACTGAGGAAGCCTGACTACGAATTATcagagagagag GAGGAAGAGAAGGCAGTCAGCGTATGGGAGAAGAGGATAGCACTTGTTCTTTGTAACTATGAAAAAGGGTACATTTTTGAAGTTATGAAGGAATGCCTGAAGAGTAAATCATTAGAGATGGCAAAGTCCTGTCTTGTCATTGTTTCCTGGCTCTGCCACATGGTTTCGACGCTCCCAGATACTGGGGTACAAGAGACTGCTCGCAGGTCCTTGCTTGATGAACTTGTAAACGTTCTCCAATCTTCTAACAGCCTGGAGGAGAAGATTTTAGCATGCCTTGTTTTGAAGACTTTCATTAGTGACCCAG CTGCACTTGAGGAACTGGGACTTCATGCAAGATCCATCAACAAAACGTTGAGAAAGCTTAGGAGAAGCTCTTTGGTGGTCAATGATATAATGAAAGCCTTGATGAACGTGCCATCCGTTGATGCA ACAGAGCTCTGGAGTTATACGGAAGTTGGTGCACTAGATTCCAGCTCAAATGGAGAGGTTTTGTCCTTGGTTCATCTGAATGGGCGGGTCTTAAGCAGTCACTCGGACGGAACCATCAAG GTTTGGGATGCTGGAGATAAAGTATTGAAGTTGATCCAAGAAGCACGCAAGCACACAAAAGCTGTAACATGCCTGTGTCTTTCCTCTTCGGGCGACGCATTATACAGCGGTTCCTTAGACAAAACAATCCGG GTATGGACCGTCAAGTGTGAAAAAATACAGTGCGTTCAAGTTCATGAAGTGAAGGAGCCAATCTATGACATGAAAGCCAACGCCAATTTCGCATGCTTTGTTTCTCAAGGGACTGGCGTTAAG GTGTACAACTTCTCTGGAGTTCCCAAgcatataaatttcaataaatacgTCAAGTCCCTGGCATTATCAGAAGATAAACTTTATTGCGGTTGCTCTAGTGACTGTATACTG GAGGTGGATTTGACCAAACATACTACAAGCACATTCTATGCTGGCGTAAGAAAGTTGTTATGGAAACAAAATATCTACTCCTTACACTTACACGGGGACCTGCTGTTTGCTGCCGGTTCAGCAGTGGATGGAACGGCAGGCAAG ACATTTTCGCTGTCGAACAAGACAACGGTGGGATCCTTTTCGCCTGGAGTTGACATCCATCACATGGCTGTAAGCACCGACTTATTGTTTACAGCCTCGAGATTGGGCATGATTATAGAGGTCTTgtcgaaagaaaaatatacaaaaattgGTTCAGTTAAATTAGGTAGTGCTAATGGTAGCCACACAAAGATTACGTACCTAACTACAGATGATGATGGAGGATTGCTCTTTGTTGGCACCTCTGGCGGAAAGATACAG GTTTGGGGTCTGACGGAATGA